A genome region from Sphingobacteriales bacterium includes the following:
- the rpsI gene encoding 30S ribosomal protein S9: protein MTRVCRYGSSAYRTKPGSFKIQIKYKIAKAINGLGRRKTAVDRVYLKSGKKRFIINGKEIKGIYRVKTAGRRGIEAFEHPGSASKFDITVNVKAAESKDGRKPSL from the coding sequence ATTACACGTGTTTGCAGGTACGGATCATCCGCATACCGCACAAAACCCGGAAGTTTTAAAATTCAAATAAAATATAAAATAGCAAAAGCAATCAACGGATTAGGACGTCGTAAAACTGCAGTTGACCGTGTTTATTTAAAAAGCGGCAAGAAGCGCTTTATCATTAATGGCAAAGAAATAAAAGGAATATATCGCGTTAAAACAGCTGGTAGACGGGGCATTGAAGCCTTTGAACATCCTGGATCTGCTTCCAAATTTGATATTACCGTCAATGTAAAGGCGGCGGAATCAAAGGACGGGCGGAAGCCATCTCTTTAG
- a CDS encoding UMP kinase, whose amino-acid sequence MNKPIKRVLLKLSGEALMGDQQYGIKADTLGLFADEIVEVIKAGYQVGVVIGGGNIFRGLQAGNIGIERSQGDYMGMLATIINGMALQGAIESRGIYTRLLSALNISQVCEPYIRRRAVRHLEKGRCIIMAAGTGNPYFTTDTAAALRANEIEADVILKGTSVDGIYSADPKKDPNATKYETISFDDVLIKNLRVMDQTAFALCKENHMPIIVFNIKERGNILRILQGEKIGTLVS is encoded by the coding sequence ATGAACAAACCTATCAAACGAGTACTACTCAAACTTAGCGGCGAGGCCCTGATGGGCGACCAGCAATACGGCATCAAAGCGGACACACTCGGCCTCTTCGCCGACGAAATCGTAGAAGTGATCAAGGCCGGCTATCAGGTGGGCGTGGTGATTGGCGGCGGCAACATTTTCCGCGGCCTGCAGGCCGGCAATATCGGTATAGAACGCTCACAGGGAGACTACATGGGCATGCTGGCCACCATCATCAATGGTATGGCGCTGCAGGGAGCCATTGAGTCACGCGGCATCTACACCCGCTTGTTATCTGCTTTAAACATCTCACAAGTCTGCGAACCGTATATCCGAAGAAGGGCCGTTCGCCACCTGGAGAAAGGCAGATGCATCATCATGGCAGCCGGGACGGGCAACCCGTATTTTACCACCGACACGGCTGCGGCATTGCGTGCCAACGAGATTGAAGCGGATGTCATTCTAAAGGGCACCAGCGTGGACGGCATCTATTCGGCTGATCCGAAGAAAGACCCGAATGCCACGAAATACGAAACCATCTCATTTGATGATGTGCTGATTAAGAACCTGCGCGTCATGGACCAGACTGCTTTTGCACTATGCAAGGAAAACCACATGCCGATCATCGTTTTCAATATCAAGGAAAGGGGCAATATCCTGCGCATCCTGCAAGGTGAAAAGATTGGGACGTTGGTGAGTTAA
- a CDS encoding T9SS type A sorting domain-containing protein: protein MKLNYGDKIVFKADYIDTTNNNSYNTTPFYFILSLADGKVERIKLPSGFTSNDYNPGTQYLKDIVFFNNASDELFILTERNNQCTDSSMGDIVIYKYQDILNNTVNKPLSSAQDITIYPNPANSAITIRFNGQQATENAFYVIYDLTGKNIASGKLNPAETAVNISNIPAGMYLLQINSDRMTETKSFKS, encoded by the coding sequence ATGAAATTAAATTACGGTGATAAAATCGTGTTTAAAGCTGATTATATTGATACCACCAACAATAACAGCTATAATACCACCCCTTTCTATTTTATCTTGTCTTTAGCTGATGGAAAGGTGGAACGTATAAAGTTGCCATCAGGGTTCACCTCTAACGATTATAATCCCGGGACACAATACTTAAAGGATATCGTGTTTTTTAATAATGCGTCTGACGAATTATTTATACTGACTGAGCGAAATAATCAATGTACAGATTCCTCTATGGGTGATATTGTCATTTACAAATATCAGGATATCCTGAATAATACGGTTAACAAGCCCTTGTCATCAGCGCAGGATATTACGATTTACCCCAATCCAGCAAATTCGGCTATTACGATACGATTCAACGGACAACAAGCGACGGAGAATGCGTTTTATGTGATATATGACCTTACCGGAAAGAATATAGCATCCGGAAAATTAAACCCGGCAGAAACAGCTGTCAATATCTCAAATATCCCGGCTGGGATGTATTTGCTACAAATAAACAGCGACAGGATGACCGAAACAAAAAGTTTCAAATCATAA
- the frr gene encoding ribosome recycling factor, whose translation MEEEVQMILDETKDSMHKGLKHLEDELRKVRAGKASPDMLQGIMVEYYGMPTPINQVAGIKLLDARTLLVQPFERKIIGDVERAIFQSNIGITPQNDGENIRLSVPPMTEERRRDLVKQAKHHGEQTKIVIRNARKDGNEMIKGLVKDGLSEDIGKDAEETIQTLTNDHIAKVDKMLQLKEEEIMTI comes from the coding sequence ATGGAAGAAGAAGTACAAATGATACTCGACGAAACGAAGGACTCGATGCATAAAGGCCTGAAGCACCTGGAAGACGAACTGCGCAAGGTACGGGCCGGCAAAGCCAGTCCTGATATGCTGCAGGGAATCATGGTGGAATACTACGGCATGCCCACTCCCATCAACCAGGTGGCTGGCATCAAATTACTGGATGCGAGGACATTGCTGGTACAGCCCTTTGAACGAAAGATTATCGGCGATGTGGAACGCGCCATCTTCCAAAGCAATATCGGCATTACCCCGCAAAACGACGGAGAGAATATCCGATTGTCCGTACCACCAATGACGGAAGAACGCCGCCGCGACCTGGTAAAACAAGCCAAACACCACGGTGAGCAGACCAAAATCGTTATACGCAACGCCCGCAAAGACGGCAATGAAATGATTAAAGGATTGGTGAAAGACGGATTAAGCGAGGACATTGGCAAAGATGCGGAAGAGACCATTCAGACGTTAACCAACGACCATATTGCCAAAGTGGACAAGATGCTGCAGCTGAAAGAAGAAGAGATTATGACGATATAG
- a CDS encoding tetratricopeptide repeat protein, which yields MQKGQIALGAGALILAAALYFGGKTTSKKENVTIPNAQSVSFEAYQKSRENALEAMNREKLGGLVSTLKVPENDTAARKKACIQLSEFWKEQHNPALAAYYIYQYAQIDQTKPAFENAGDALLSIYKSGSDSIISNNLITFALRSYEEAVRLDGSDVELKIKLADVYVQGSQEPMKGIGLLRRLSDSLPDNIPVLLALGRLSIQSGQYDKAKERLQKVLKLSPQNTEAMYFLAITEAQLGHTEEAIRMFEMCKELVGNKDFDKEIDEVVKNLKSKKV from the coding sequence GTGCAGAAGGGACAGATAGCATTAGGTGCAGGCGCACTGATTTTAGCAGCAGCACTTTATTTCGGAGGGAAAACTACCTCTAAGAAAGAGAATGTTACCATACCGAATGCGCAGTCGGTTTCTTTTGAAGCGTATCAAAAGAGCAGGGAGAATGCTTTGGAAGCAATGAACAGGGAAAAGCTTGGCGGACTTGTTTCCACTTTAAAAGTACCTGAAAATGATACTGCTGCCCGCAAAAAAGCCTGTATTCAGTTGTCCGAATTCTGGAAAGAGCAGCATAATCCTGCTTTAGCCGCTTATTACATCTATCAATATGCCCAAATAGACCAGACAAAACCGGCGTTTGAAAATGCCGGAGATGCACTTTTAAGTATATATAAAAGTGGTTCAGACTCAATTATTTCAAATAATTTGATTACCTTTGCGCTCCGTTCTTACGAGGAGGCAGTCAGGCTGGATGGTAGTGATGTTGAATTGAAGATAAAACTGGCGGATGTATATGTACAGGGTTCGCAGGAACCGATGAAAGGAATCGGCCTATTGCGCCGGCTCTCGGACAGCCTTCCGGACAACATTCCGGTCTTGTTGGCATTAGGCAGGTTATCCATTCAGTCCGGACAATACGACAAAGCGAAAGAGCGTTTGCAGAAAGTGCTGAAGTTGTCGCCGCAAAATACGGAAGCCATGTATTTTCTGGCCATAACCGAAGCGCAGTTAGGACATACGGAGGAAGCCATCAGGATGTTTGAAATGTGCAAAGAGTTGGTAGGAAACAAAGATTTTGATAAAGAAATAGACGAAGTCGTCAAAAATTTAAAAAGTAAAAAAGTTTAA
- a CDS encoding integration host factor subunit beta: MRKADIITTISEKTGVPKVDVLVAMEAFFKEVKDTLADGENLYVRGFGSFIVKTRKAKIGRNIKKNIAIEIPEHQIPAFKPSKVFVEQIKESSARRLKDSE, from the coding sequence ATGAGAAAAGCAGACATTATCACCACCATTTCTGAGAAAACAGGGGTGCCTAAAGTAGACGTATTAGTAGCTATGGAAGCCTTCTTTAAGGAAGTAAAAGACACCCTGGCCGACGGTGAAAATCTGTATGTGCGCGGTTTTGGCAGTTTTATCGTAAAAACGCGTAAAGCAAAAATCGGACGTAATATCAAGAAAAATATCGCCATTGAGATTCCGGAGCACCAGATTCCGGCATTCAAACCATCAAAAGTCTTTGTGGAGCAGATCAAGGAATCCAGCGCCAGGCGTCTAAAAGACAGCGAATAG
- the mutY gene encoding A/G-specific adenine glycosylase, producing MKSFSRKLSEWYDPDTRNLPWKKTKDAYKIWLSEIILQQTRVEQGKPYYLAFIKKYPTVRKLASAPLDEVLKLWEGLGYYSRARNLHSAARQIVDEHNGKFPSGYQAILDLKGIGKYTAAAIASFAYGLPHAVVDGNVYRVLSRVFGIETTIDTTPGKQQFEALADKLLDRKNPALHNQALMDFGALICKPQQPLCGQCPFSSECRALASDAIRLLPVKSKKLFKKDRHFHYFVLHDAKNIFIRQRTDQDIWKGLFEFPMEESAKPADHSPQFPSNSVLKKYVGLSTVDHRPTFTYRQTLSHQHINAYFCEIRLNKLPKPDESYLRIAKNPYLSTLIQKIIRSYLADRLNFLS from the coding sequence ATGAAATCGTTCTCCCGGAAACTCTCAGAATGGTACGACCCAGACACCCGAAATCTGCCCTGGAAGAAGACAAAGGATGCCTACAAAATATGGCTGTCGGAAATCATCCTGCAGCAGACCCGCGTAGAACAGGGAAAACCCTATTATCTGGCATTTATCAAAAAATATCCGACCGTCAGAAAACTGGCATCTGCACCGCTGGACGAAGTACTGAAACTGTGGGAAGGGCTGGGCTATTATTCACGCGCCAGAAACCTGCACAGCGCAGCCCGTCAGATTGTGGATGAACACAACGGAAAGTTCCCTTCCGGCTATCAAGCCATCCTTGATTTGAAAGGCATAGGAAAATACACGGCGGCGGCCATCGCTTCGTTTGCCTACGGTCTGCCGCACGCGGTGGTGGACGGCAATGTATACAGGGTATTATCCAGGGTATTCGGCATTGAAACGACCATTGATACGACTCCGGGAAAACAGCAATTTGAAGCATTGGCGGACAAGCTGCTGGACAGGAAGAATCCTGCACTTCACAACCAGGCACTGATGGATTTCGGCGCACTGATATGCAAACCGCAGCAGCCATTGTGCGGGCAATGTCCGTTCAGTTCGGAATGCAGGGCATTGGCATCGGATGCCATCCGCCTGTTGCCTGTCAAATCCAAGAAACTGTTTAAAAAAGACCGGCATTTCCATTATTTCGTCCTCCACGACGCCAAAAACATATTCATCCGCCAAAGAACGGACCAGGACATCTGGAAAGGGCTGTTTGAGTTTCCGATGGAGGAAAGTGCAAAGCCCGCAGACCACAGCCCGCAGTTTCCATCTAATTCCGTATTAAAAAAATACGTCGGGCTATCGACCGTCGACCATCGGCCAACATTTACCTACCGTCAAACCCTCTCCCATCAACACATTAACGCTTATTTCTGTGAAATCAGGCTGAATAAGCTGCCAAAGCCGGATGAATCCTATCTCAGGATTGCCAAAAATCCATATTTGAGTACGCTTATCCAAAAAATTATCCGTTCTTATTTGGCAGATAGATTAAATTTTTTATCTTAG
- a CDS encoding single-stranded DNA-binding protein, translated as MSVNKVILIGRLGKDPEVRKINATTTVCNFPLATNESYKNQDGTYTEQTEWHNIVMWRGVAERAERILKKGSNVFIEGKLRTRSWEDKEGNKRYTTEIVVENFQLLDKKDPSSAPPVTGTEHKSETDSSTTPGSLTEPSFDDDLPF; from the coding sequence ATGAGTGTTAATAAAGTTATTCTAATTGGTCGACTGGGCAAAGACCCCGAAGTTAGAAAGATTAATGCGACGACCACAGTTTGTAATTTCCCATTAGCTACCAACGAATCCTACAAAAACCAGGATGGCACTTATACCGAACAGACGGAATGGCATAATATTGTCATGTGGCGCGGCGTGGCGGAACGGGCGGAACGCATATTAAAGAAAGGCTCCAATGTTTTTATTGAAGGTAAACTAAGAACCCGCTCCTGGGAAGACAAGGAGGGCAACAAACGATACACCACTGAAATTGTCGTTGAGAATTTTCAGTTGCTGGATAAGAAAGATCCATCATCCGCCCCTCCGGTGACAGGGACAGAACATAAGTCAGAGACAGATTCATCCACTACTCCCGGCTCGTTGACAGAACCGAGTTTTGATGATGATTTACCATTCTAA